GAGCGGCGCCAGGTAGTGGTCGAGGACGGCGGTGTCCGTCATCAGCGGCGCCTGAGGCGATACACGTCCGCGAAATTCAGGTCGCGGGCGACGAAGACGGAGACCTCGGACCCCTGGGCCTTGCGAAGGGTCGGGGGGATGCCGATGGAGTTCTGCAGGGCGACGGTCGCGGCGTCGGAGGGGACCCGCGCCGTGGAACGGAGTTCCTGTCCGCTGCCGGCCGCCGCATGGACGCCGTCGTCGACAATCGACAGCAGCAGCGCGCCGCCGAAGCGTTCGAGGAAATGGGTGTCGATCGCGCCGTCGAAACCCGACCGGCCCAGGGCGTCGGCGGCGGGGGAGGCGAGCGCCACCGCCACGCCTTCGGGCGTGACAGCCCGCGTCCAGAGGACGAAGAGGCGTCGGCGGCCGGTTTCGAGGGCGCTGCGGTGCTCGCCCATGATCCGCGTTCCGCGCGGCATGAGCACCACGGCGCCATTGTCCGACCAGACGTCACGACCGACGAGGCAGGACACGTAGCCCGGCGTGGAACTGTCCATCGCCGTCTGCAGGACGCAGGGAATGCTGGTTCCGGCGGTGATCAGCAGGTTGCGATCGGGAAGCCGGCCCGCCCGGGCCTCCTCTATGGGGCCCGGGCGGAGGAGCTGGTCGAGCCGGGTTTCCGCCGGCGGATCGGACAGGGCGACCGGCAGGGAGCGGTGGTCGGGAGCGGAGCCCGGGGAGCCCCTTCCGGACCTGCTGTAGGCGAGCAGGGGAGCGCGCCGGGCGCTTTCGGCCAGGGCGCGCCCCGCCCCGGAAGACCGGGGCGGGGCGTCATCCGCCATCCTCGACCCGTCGATCGCCGGCACGACGGCCATGTCTGCGCCCGGGGGCGGGGTGGAAGGAGCGCCGTCCTGCCGCGGCGGGGGTTCCGCACGACGGGCCGGCTCGAACGGGGCGCCCTCGCGGGGAGGCGCATCCGGGGGCGGGTTCTTCCGCGTCGGGGCGTCGTCCCGTTCCCAGGTGGCGAACAGGAAGGCGCCGCAGCCGACAGCCAGGGCGGCGAGGGTGACCATCCGCCCCTGGCGTCCCCCTAACCGGCCGGCGATGGGGGAGACGCCCCGGTCATGGTCCTTCGCAGGGATGTCGCGGCGGTCGCCGTCCTCCGGCGCGGGGAGAGGGTCCTGTCCGGTCATGGCTGCCTCCCTGCCAGGACACGCTCCACCACGGGCGAGGCGGTCCCTGCGGTCGTTGCGACGCCGCGGAGGTCCGGGGCGTCGTTGTAGATGCACAGCACCGAGGAGCCTTGCCGAAGGCGCAGGCCCCGCAGGACGCCGTGCACGACCACGAACTCGCCGCGGACGTCATAGGGTATGAGCCGTTCCGACCCGTCGGCGCCGACCTCGAAGACAGCCGGAATGGATTGAGCGCCGGGGAAGCGCAGGAGGGTGAAGCGGCCGTTGTCGCTCACTTCGCCCGGCTGGAGGCGGACATCGCCCTGGACGGAATAGGCGAGATTGCGAGGCCCCTCGAGGGCGCCCTGCTGCAGCTCGAGGCCGATGAGACGGTCCTCCGCCCGGCCGGCCGCCCGTTCGAGTTCGGCGGCGGCCCGCGCCCGGTCGTCGTGGGGATAAAGGAAGCGGATCTGATAGGTGGCTGGAGCCCGCCCGCCCGGATCGCGGGCGAGCAGTTCGAAAGCATAGTGGCGGACCTCGGCTCCGCGCTCTGTGACGACGAGAAGATTGGTGGGCTGGTGACGCTCGCGGGGCTTGAGGAAGAGGACCGATCCCTCGGCGGCCACCTCCCAGGCCACGCTGTCGCCTATGGCGGCGTGGCGGATGCTTTCCTCCGGGGAGAAGAGAATCTGGGTGGCGGTGCGGAAGGCGCCGGCCACGCGATAGACCTCGCCCGGCGCATAGACGATCTCGCGCATGCGCGGGTCGGTCGTCTCCCGGGCGGGGGCCGCGGCGAGGGCCGGAAGTCCGGACGCCATGGCGAGCAGACCGGCGGAGACGGCGAGAGCTTTCATCGGATGACCTCCGGATCAGCGCGGTAGGAGAGGACCTGGAAGCCCAGGGGATTGCGCAGCCGGTCCGCCTCGGTCATCGGCGCGCGGGTCCAGGTAAAGGCTATGGTGGCGATCCAGTCGCTCTCGACGGCCTGACGGGCGTGGCGGACCGTGCGACGGAAGCGGACATGGGCCACCTCCTCATTGATGAAGCTGATCGCGCGGATGGCGATCGTCGCCTCGCCGTCCGGCCCGTAGAGGTTCTGGGGGCTCCGGGGATTGGAGCCGCGATAGAAGTCAGCCCAGCGCGTCTGTTCGGCCGGCGCCGACAGGATGGACACGGTCCGGAAGGCGTCCTCGGCCGCCGGGTCGAGATAACCCTCCCGGGCGCGCACATAACGGGCGAGGAAATATTTGCTGACGGCCTCCTCATAGCGGACCGGCCCCCTGTCCGCGGACAGGCCCCGGACCACGTCCACGACCCCGGTGGACTGGTCCACCCGGATCACAAAGGGCTCGCTGGTCTTGAGGGGCGTCAGGGCGACCACGGCAAGGCATGACGCTGTCGCCAGAAGGGCGGCGACGCCGGCCGCCGTCCAGGCGAGCCGTCGCGATCCCAGGGCGGACGCCAGCCGGTCCTGATCCCAGCGCCGTGCCTCCGCGAAGTAGCGCTTCAGATCCCCGGACGGTACGCCGGTCATGCGCAGCCTCCCGTCGCCGTGTTGTCCGCAGGCGCGGAAGGCGTGATCCGGGACGGCATGGTCGTGGCGGGCGACAGGATCGAGCCATGGGGATTGGCGGGCCGGCGGGCGCGGCCGTCGCAGACCGGCATGTCAGGAACGGAGACGGAGGCGCAGCCCCCGAGGACGCAGGCGGCGATGATCACCAGGCGAAGGGACATGTCAGGCTCCTTTGGGTCGTATGGTTCCGCCGCCCCGGGGCGGCTGGCGGCCGGCCTCCTGCGGCCCGCGGGCCCGGCCCGGGCTTCCGGATCCCAGGGCCGCGGCATTGGCGAAGTCGGCCAGGCCGGCGCTTGCGCCGCCCGCGACCCCCGCAGCGATGGCCGGGGCCTGCAGGAAGAAGATCGCGCCGAGGAGACACAGGGCGATGAAGATGAGGCCGCCGATCATCGGGTCGGCGCCCTGGATCGAGCCCCACTGATCGCGCACCAGGGAAAGAACCAGCTGGAAGATGACGATCATCAGGGCGAAGAGGACCAGATAGTTCACCGCCTGGCTCAGCCAGCCGAAAAAGAAGCGGCGGGTGGCGTCGAACAGGGCGCAGGCGATGAAGAAGGGGCCGAGGGCCACAAGCAGGGCCAGGGCCAGCTTGGCGACAAGAACCACACCGAAGCCCAGGGCCGCGGCCAGGGCCCCGATCACGAAGACGGCCGCGGAGATCACATAGGGCGCGGGATTGAAGGCGGAGGCGTCCCGGGCGATCTCCTCGCCCAGCCATGCCGCATAGGCGAAGAAGTGGTCGAAGGCGGCGCCGACGCCCGTCGCCTCGGCGCCGCTGACCGCCCGCGTCAGGACATCGGGCAGGCCGGTGAACAGGGGGGCGGTGACGAAGCCGGAATAGGCGGTCGTGGTCGCGAGCGCGTAGATCAGGGCGAGCTTGATGGAGCGGACCGCGAAATCCATCACGGGCTCGGCGATGGCGCCGCGCAGGATGGCGAAGCCGTAGAGGACCACATAGAGGACAAGGGCGATCCTCAGCGGCCCCTCGACCTCGGCGATCACGGCCGACAGCCGGCTGCCGAGAAATTCGTCGAGGCGGCCGTCGATGAACTCATAGCTCGGTTCGAAGACCCGGAACGCCATCGTCACGGTTCCCCCATGGTCCGGGCGTAGAGGGCCTGACGCGTCTTCCGGGCGGCCTCCGCCTGTTCGCGGGCGCGCTGGTCCTCGAGCCGGCTTTCCGCGGCCTGGGTCAGGGCGAGCCCCTGGAGACGTAGTTGCTCGTTCTGGACCAGGGCCGTTTCCGCCGCGAGCCGGGCCTCCAGATCCAGGACGGCGCGAGCGTGCGGGGCGGCGTCCAGGGCGCGGCGCAGGGACTCCAGGCCCTCCAGCCTCCGGTCGGACGCCCGCCCCACGGCCTCGCCGACGGCCAGATCCCGGGCTGCCCGGGCGCCGGCGCGCTCGAGGCTGTCGAGATAGAAGGCCTCGGCTGCGGGAAGGTCGCCCGACGGCGGCGTATAGAGACGGGTTTCGCCGCGGATGGCGGCGGCGCGATCCGCCAGATCGCCGAGCGCCGCCAGGTCTCCTTCGGCGGCCGCTCGCAGGGCGTGCAGCCCGGGGAGGGGATTGCGGACCTCCGGAAGGCCGAGGGCGGTCGCCAGGGCATTGACGCCGGAGACGGAGTTCAGGCTGTCGAGCAGGGCCTTGCCCTGTTCCACCTGGTCCTGGAGGGCGCGAAGCTGCGCCAGCGCCGTGCGGGCGTCCTCGACGAGCCGGGCGTAGGCGGCCGGGTCATGGACGATGTGCTGGGCCCGCGCGGCGGGGGCGGCGCAGAGAAGCAGGAAGGCGGCGACTGCGGCGACAGGGGCCGCGAGCGGACGGGAGGTCATGAGGCTCTCCTTCGGGCATGGAAATGATCGCGCCACTGCGCATAGCCGTCGCCGGTCTCCCCCCGGATCCGGTCGAGGAGGGCCACGGTCGCGGCCCGGCCGGAGAGGACGGCGAGGACATCGTCCATTCCCGTCAGATCCAGCTCGACCACCACGCTGTCGTGGCCCTGTTTGACCAGGAAACGACGGGACTCCGGCGTCAGGACATCGCGGACAAGGTGGAACTCCGTTCCGGTCAGTCCGAAGCCGTCCACATAGTCGCGGGCCTGGCCATGGGGGTTGGGCAGGAAGATCTTGGTCGCGCACTGCTCCAGGATGGCGTGGGCGATCGGCGAACGGAGAGCGTCGGCGGGCGACTGGGTGCCGAACACCATCATGGCGTTCTGCTTGCGCCAGGTCTTCAGTCCGTCCCGCGCCAGATCGGTGAAGGCCGGGTCGTCCAGCACCTTCCAGAACTCGTCTATGTCCAGCACCAGTCGGCGGCCGTCCACACGCTCGGTGATGCGGTGGAAGAGATAGAGCATGGCCGGGGTCCGGACCTCGTCGTGGTCGAGAATCCGGGTGATGTCGAAGCCGGAGAGGGGGGCGTCCAGGCTCAGCACGTCCTCGTCATTGTCGAGGACCCAGCCGAGGGGGCCGCCGGCCTGCCAGCGTTCCAGCCTTGCGCCTATCCCACCGGCGTCGCCCTGGCCGAGCAGGCTCCTCAGCGCGCCGATGGACCTTCGTTCGCGCGGCAGGGCCTCCAGCGCCGCGACCCCGTGATCGATGGCCCGCGCCTGGGCGACCGTCAGGGTTTCGTCCGGCCGGCTCACGAGGGCCCGGACCAGCCTGACGAGGAAGGCGCGGCTGGAGGGCGTGGGAGGCAGGGCCCTGAATGGCGCGAAGCCGGTCGGCTCTCCATTGTCCAGCGTCAGATAGGTTCCGCCGCAGGCCCGCACGAAGATCTCCGCGCCGCGGTCCTTGTCGATGAAGATCCGTTCGGCGCCGAACCGCTCGAGCCGGGCGAGCATGAAGTTCTGGACGACCGTCTTGCCTGAGCCCGACGGGCCGCAGATGAAGGTGTGGCCGAGATCACCGACATGGAAGCTGAAGTGGAAGGGAGAGCCCGCCGTGGTCCGCAGGACAGCCAGGGCGGGGCCCCAGTGGTTGCCTGTCGCCCTGCCGGCCGGACAGGCGTGGAAGGGCGCCAGGGCGGCGAAGTTGCGCGATGTGATTGCCGCCGGTCGGGTCCGCCGGGCGAAGGCCCCGGGAAACTGCGCCCAGAAGGCGGCCTCGAGCCCCAGATCCTCGCGCGCGACCACCATGCCGGAATCCGCGAGGATGGCGCGGGCTCTCGACAGGTGATCGGCCAGGTCTGCCGGAGTGTCGCCATGAACGAGGACGGAAGCCTGGTGTTCGCCCATGACGAAACGGTTGCTCACCAGCTCGTCCAGCGCCTCCGACAGTCCGGCGATCTGGGAAGAGGCCCGGTCCCGCGCCGAGACCATCTGGTTCTGCTTGCGCTCCATCACTTTCCGGGCCGAGGCTCCGGACAGGAAGGCGAAGGAATGGGTCGCCACGAAGCCGAAGGGGGCGGAAAGCAGCCCGTTCCAGAGTCCCGGCCGCGTCGTGGCCGGATAGTCCTTGATGGCCAGAACCCCTGCATAGCGGGTCTCGGCGGCGTCCCTGATCTCGAGGGTTTCCCGGCCGAAGATCACCCGCGCCCTGTATGCCGAGGAACCCAGATGGCCGTGCACCAGGGGGGAGGGCGTGCTCCGGCCGTTCAGGATGAGCCCGATCATCTCCATGGGCTCCGAGAACCAGATCCCGTCACGCTCATGCAGGCCGAGACGGCGCGGCGTGTAGCGGTCCAGGTAGCGGGCGAGGTCGCGCCCTGCTTCCTCGAGACGACGGAGCGGGCGGGCCCCGGCCTCGGGGTCCCGGCGGCGCCCTTGGCGCAGCCGCCGCATCAGCGCGGCCGGGCGGTCGGAAGGGGCGCGGCCGGGATGCAGGACAAGGGTGACGAACAGCTCGTTGAGCCAGAGCGGTCGCGAGGCGGTCAGGGCGTCATGGCCGGCGCCGAGCTCGGCGGCGAAGGCGGATCTGAAGCCGGTGGAGGGCGGGGCCTCGACCTGTCGCCGGACGACATGATGCCAGATCGCGAGCTGTTCGTCGGCCAGGTTGCGCCAGGCCTGGTTAAGCTTGAGGTGCCAGTCGTTGAGATCGCGGACGTCAGCCGTCTCGTAGCTGGCGCCCTGGATCTGGAACGCCAGCATGAGGGCGCCGCTGTCCAGGGCGATGACATGGTCGTTGACATGCCGCGCATAGGGCAGGTGCGGCCGGACTTCGGTTTCCCGCCCGAGCCGGCCCTGGCTGATCCGCGCCTCAGCCACGGGTCAACTCCGCGGCGCGGTAACGATGGACGAGGGGCAGGGGCGAGGGCGAACTTCCGCCCCAGAGCGCCGTGTTGCGCGCCCGGCCCCGGGTGTCGAGGTGAAGAAACAGGATGCGGAAGGCGTTGTGATCGGCGCGGCAGATGGCGCGGAACACCATGTGCAGGGCCGGGGCAGCCAGCAGATAGGCCAGGCTGCCGCCGATCAGGAAGACCAGCCCCGAAAGGATGACATTGACCCCCATGGCTTCCATGGGCACGCCCATCACCATGGCGGGCCGGGTGCACGCCAGGAAGAGCGGATCCTCCACGATACGTTCCTCAGCCATGCCCGCCCCCGGAAAGAAGCCGGGCCGCGGTCATGACCAACAGAAGGCCGCACCCCAGGCCCCCGACGATCTGGACGAAACGCACGGGCGAGATCAGCCGCCGCCCCAGCGCCAGCCCGAGGGCGAAGGCTGTCGCCGGCGCCGCCAGGGCGAGGATGCACGCGCCCGGGCTCACCGCGCGCCGCCGGTGATCAGGTTGACGATCTCGGCGGCGCCGAAGACCACGATGATGCCCAGAACGACTATGGCGGCGCGTCGCAGGTCGAACAGGCCGAACATCCAGAGGATGCCGACGACGACCACGGCCAGCACCGCGAGCAGGCGCGCTGTGTTGCCCGTGAGCATGTCGACGACGTTCTGGAGCAGGCCCTCGACATTGGCCGAGGCGAAGGCGGGCTCGACCAGCAGGAGGCTGGCGGCGCCGGCGATCAGGACGGCGGCGCAGAGCAGCCGCGGGCTTGAGGCATGACCGGTCATCTCTGACCTCCCCGTGCACTGTGGGTGGATGTGAAGACGAGGGACGGGGAGGCTGGCGCCCGTCCGAAGACGTCCCAGGCGGCGACCGGACCGGAAGGTTCGACGGTCGCCGGCGGATCCTGCCGGTCCGCGTCTCCAGCCGGAGCGAGCCCAAGGGCGGCGGCGGCGGCCTCCACCCTCGCCACATAGCCATTGCGAAAGCCCCGCTCCGGATGGCCCGTATTGTAGCGGGACAGGGCTATCCGCAGGGTCTGCTGCGGGGTCCGGTCCGGCCCTGGCCTGTAACCGGCGCGCAGGATCCTGTCCGCGGCCGCGAGGTTGCTGCAGGGATCGAAGGCCGCTTCCGGGCTCAGGCCGAGGCGGTCCAGGTTGTCGCTGTTGATCTGGGCCACGCCGAGGTCGAGGTTGGCGCCGCGCGCCAGCAGGTCGCGAGCGATCCGGGCGGCGTCGGCCGCGTCGCGCGGAGGTCGCGCCGGGCGCGGTCCGCGGTTGACCCCGATGGCGAGCGGATCGAAGCGGCTCTCTGCCCAGGCGACGGCGGCCAGGGTCGCGGGCGCTGTCTGCGGGGCGCAGGTCTGGGCCAGGATCAGTATGGCGGCGAGGTCCAGCAAGGCGGGGCTCCAGGTCGTGGAGCCTCATTCAGCCTTTCCGGAAGGCGGACTTCGACCCGACGCCTCCCCGTTGCAGATCTACGGTGGGGGAGAGGGAAAGACCGGCGAGGACGCGGCGAACCGGGCCACGGCCTGGATGCGGGTTCTCACCCCCAGCAGACGGCATGCGTCAGCCAGGTGCTCGTCGACAGTGCGCGGGGAGAGGCCGAGACGGGCCGCGATGCGGGCCGAGGTCAGGCCCCGTGAGGCAAGCGTCAGGCACTGGCGCTGCCGGCCGGTCAGGGCGTCGACCGAAGAGGGAGGGGGCGGGGGCTGGCGCATGGATACAGCACAGCCGGGCCGCCAGACTGCGGCCAGTCCGCAACTTCGCGGCGCCCGGTTTACGGAGCCTGATCGGGCGGCCGGTCGTCCTCTCCGTCCA
The nucleotide sequence above comes from Brevundimonas naejangsanensis. Encoded proteins:
- the virB10 gene encoding type IV secretion system protein VirB10 is translated as MTGQDPLPAPEDGDRRDIPAKDHDRGVSPIAGRLGGRQGRMVTLAALAVGCGAFLFATWERDDAPTRKNPPPDAPPREGAPFEPARRAEPPPRQDGAPSTPPPGADMAVVPAIDGSRMADDAPPRSSGAGRALAESARRAPLLAYSRSGRGSPGSAPDHRSLPVALSDPPAETRLDQLLRPGPIEEARAGRLPDRNLLITAGTSIPCVLQTAMDSSTPGYVSCLVGRDVWSDNGAVVLMPRGTRIMGEHRSALETGRRRLFVLWTRAVTPEGVAVALASPAADALGRSGFDGAIDTHFLERFGGALLLSIVDDGVHAAAGSGQELRSTARVPSDAATVALQNSIGIPPTLRKAQGSEVSVFVARDLNFADVYRLRRR
- a CDS encoding TrbG/VirB9 family P-type conjugative transfer protein translates to MKALAVSAGLLAMASGLPALAAAPARETTDPRMREIVYAPGEVYRVAGAFRTATQILFSPEESIRHAAIGDSVAWEVAAEGSVLFLKPRERHQPTNLLVVTERGAEVRHYAFELLARDPGGRAPATYQIRFLYPHDDRARAAAELERAAGRAEDRLIGLELQQGALEGPRNLAYSVQGDVRLQPGEVSDNGRFTLLRFPGAQSIPAVFEVGADGSERLIPYDVRGEFVVVHGVLRGLRLRQGSSVLCIYNDAPDLRGVATTAGTASPVVERVLAGRQP
- a CDS encoding virB8 family protein, whose translation is MTGVPSGDLKRYFAEARRWDQDRLASALGSRRLAWTAAGVAALLATASCLAVVALTPLKTSEPFVIRVDQSTGVVDVVRGLSADRGPVRYEEAVSKYFLARYVRAREGYLDPAAEDAFRTVSILSAPAEQTRWADFYRGSNPRSPQNLYGPDGEATIAIRAISFINEEVAHVRFRRTVRHARQAVESDWIATIAFTWTRAPMTEADRLRNPLGFQVLSYRADPEVIR
- a CDS encoding type IV secretion system protein, which translates into the protein MAFRVFEPSYEFIDGRLDEFLGSRLSAVIAEVEGPLRIALVLYVVLYGFAILRGAIAEPVMDFAVRSIKLALIYALATTTAYSGFVTAPLFTGLPDVLTRAVSGAEATGVGAAFDHFFAYAAWLGEEIARDASAFNPAPYVISAAVFVIGALAAALGFGVVLVAKLALALLVALGPFFIACALFDATRRFFFGWLSQAVNYLVLFALMIVIFQLVLSLVRDQWGSIQGADPMIGGLIFIALCLLGAIFFLQAPAIAAGVAGGASAGLADFANAAALGSGSPGRARGPQEAGRQPPRGGGTIRPKGA
- a CDS encoding type IV secretion system protein; the protein is MTSRPLAAPVAAVAAFLLLCAAPAARAQHIVHDPAAYARLVEDARTALAQLRALQDQVEQGKALLDSLNSVSGVNALATALGLPEVRNPLPGLHALRAAAEGDLAALGDLADRAAAIRGETRLYTPPSGDLPAAEAFYLDSLERAGARAARDLAVGEAVGRASDRRLEGLESLRRALDAAPHARAVLDLEARLAAETALVQNEQLRLQGLALTQAAESRLEDQRAREQAEAARKTRQALYARTMGEP
- a CDS encoding VirB4 family type IV secretion/conjugal transfer ATPase produces the protein MAEARISQGRLGRETEVRPHLPYARHVNDHVIALDSGALMLAFQIQGASYETADVRDLNDWHLKLNQAWRNLADEQLAIWHHVVRRQVEAPPSTGFRSAFAAELGAGHDALTASRPLWLNELFVTLVLHPGRAPSDRPAALMRRLRQGRRRDPEAGARPLRRLEEAGRDLARYLDRYTPRRLGLHERDGIWFSEPMEMIGLILNGRSTPSPLVHGHLGSSAYRARVIFGRETLEIRDAAETRYAGVLAIKDYPATTRPGLWNGLLSAPFGFVATHSFAFLSGASARKVMERKQNQMVSARDRASSQIAGLSEALDELVSNRFVMGEHQASVLVHGDTPADLADHLSRARAILADSGMVVAREDLGLEAAFWAQFPGAFARRTRPAAITSRNFAALAPFHACPAGRATGNHWGPALAVLRTTAGSPFHFSFHVGDLGHTFICGPSGSGKTVVQNFMLARLERFGAERIFIDKDRGAEIFVRACGGTYLTLDNGEPTGFAPFRALPPTPSSRAFLVRLVRALVSRPDETLTVAQARAIDHGVAALEALPRERRSIGALRSLLGQGDAGGIGARLERWQAGGPLGWVLDNDEDVLSLDAPLSGFDITRILDHDEVRTPAMLYLFHRITERVDGRRLVLDIDEFWKVLDDPAFTDLARDGLKTWRKQNAMMVFGTQSPADALRSPIAHAILEQCATKIFLPNPHGQARDYVDGFGLTGTEFHLVRDVLTPESRRFLVKQGHDSVVVELDLTGMDDVLAVLSGRAATVALLDRIRGETGDGYAQWRDHFHARRRAS
- a CDS encoding type IV secretion system protein VirB3 — protein: MAEERIVEDPLFLACTRPAMVMGVPMEAMGVNVILSGLVFLIGGSLAYLLAAPALHMVFRAICRADHNAFRILFLHLDTRGRARNTALWGGSSPSPLPLVHRYRAAELTRG
- a CDS encoding TrbC/VirB2 family protein, which codes for MTGHASSPRLLCAAVLIAGAASLLLVEPAFASANVEGLLQNVVDMLTGNTARLLAVLAVVVVGILWMFGLFDLRRAAIVVLGIIVVFGAAEIVNLITGGAR
- a CDS encoding lytic transglycosylase domain-containing protein gives rise to the protein MLDLAAILILAQTCAPQTAPATLAAVAWAESRFDPLAIGVNRGPRPARPPRDAADAARIARDLLARGANLDLGVAQINSDNLDRLGLSPEAAFDPCSNLAAADRILRAGYRPGPDRTPQQTLRIALSRYNTGHPERGFRNGYVARVEAAAAALGLAPAGDADRQDPPATVEPSGPVAAWDVFGRAPASPSLVFTSTHSARGGQR
- a CDS encoding helix-turn-helix domain-containing protein, whose protein sequence is MRQPPPPPSSVDALTGRQRQCLTLASRGLTSARIAARLGLSPRTVDEHLADACRLLGVRTRIQAVARFAASSPVFPSPPP